Proteins co-encoded in one Macrobrachium nipponense isolate FS-2020 chromosome 24, ASM1510439v2, whole genome shotgun sequence genomic window:
- the LOC135205659 gene encoding uncharacterized protein LOC135205659 translates to MILFAIVASFLTLSLRGVSGQSSASDGLHSMLNQLAQSTGSDVQSLSYCRISTRDLISTAQSTANRVLQGVCNPRDLNDRFVTLEKQVADQFNVLKTMVLNIEDQLRTQDKQSKKHHGKLRQELRSLGVGSTASAPHIRQASRADGLTSDSSDYAPEEAEEDDYRTDYGMPGEEESPRLSEIYRYNSTIHQEDGHRVFTYYWRVSDINYKMTNWGWRRSLRSESFYIFQNGYRMYMRIFPNQGGGNVYIHVGSGRPVGEYDSDLEWPFKLKHRIKVIDHGYPTEDLTSRVWDPTQLCSGWNWRRPETGDNYECVGLGFEQKNLRSRNYIHDDSIVVKLTVFLAA, encoded by the exons CCCAAAGTACCGGGAGTGACGTGCAGAGCCTGTCCTACTGCAGGATTTCGACCAGGGACCTCATCTCCACCGCCCAGAGCACTGCGAACAGAGTCCTTCAGGGAGTCTGCAACCCAC GTGACCTAAACGACCGTTTCGTCACCCTGGAGAAGCAAGTAGCGGATCAGTTTAATGTCCTGAAGACGATGGTTCTCAACATCGAAGATCAGCTTAGGACTCAGGACAAGCAGAGCAAAAAGCATCATGGGAAACTCAGACAGG AATTGCGCTCCTTAGGGGTGGGTAgtaccgccagtgcacctcatatacg ACAGGCATCCAGGGCAGATGGTTTGACAAGTGATTCCAGCGACTATGCCCCGGAGGAAGCTGAAGAGGACGATTATCGTACAGACTACGGGATGCCTGGAGAG GAGGAGAGCCCCCGGCTGTCGGAGATCTACAGGTACAACTCGACGATTCACCAGGAGGACGGACATCGCGTCTTCACCTACTACTGGAGGGTGAGCGACATCAACTATAAGATGACCAACTGGGGATGGCGTCGTTCCCTTCGCTCCGAGAGCTTCTACATCTTCCAGAACGGCTACAGGATGTACATGAGGATCTTCCCCAATCAGGGAGGAGGAAATGTCTACATCCACGTCGGGTCTGGACGACCGGtag GCGAATACGACTCCGACCTCGAGTGGCCCTTCAAGCTGAAACACAGGATCAAGGTCATCGACCACGGTTACCCGACGGAGGACCTCACCAGCCGCGTCTGGGACCCGACGCAGCTGTGCTCCGGATGGAACTGGCGCCGCCCGGAGACTGGGGACAACTACGAATGCGTCGGCCTCGGCTTCGAGCAGAAGAACCTGAGGTCGAGGAACTACATCCACGACGACAGCATCGTCGTCAAGCTGACTGTGTTCCTCGCtgcttag